aaaattaatcaaacctgaggacagggtcatgggaacctctgatttatagccagtcagtcagaagtacaggtagtAACCTGAATTGgaggggtcattggaacctccagtTTGTAGCCGGTCAGTCTGAAGCACAGGAAACAACCTGAGCTTGCAACTTGCATCTGAACTGGACAGCCATCTTGTGAGACTGAGCATTTCACCTAtggaatctgattctatctcCAGGTAGCTAGTGTCTGAATTGAGCTGCATTCTCAGACACCCTACTGATGTCCAATAACTTCTTGCTGGTATGCAGAAGCTTCCACATGCACGTCGGAATTGGGTCCAAGAACCCTATGCACTTATCAAATGATGTTAAATCTGTATCATCTCTATGTTAGCATCTATGCATTATCTTTCCTCATTTATGTTTAAACTTTCCTGTTTCTTAGTAGGACAAGTGATTTTCTATGAAAACTTCAATGTTTTCATATTACAACTCTGAATCTTATTTACATCTCTTTTAGCAGGCTTCCTCTGATGGGAAGAGAGGCCACCTCATTACCACCAGGTGGGGATGGAAACCCAGGTTCTCCACTCAGCCTCTGTTGACAAAATGGGGGGACTTCTCATCACAGCTGGACAGGGGTGGGAGTTCAGACTCCCCACTAGGCCTCTGCTAAAGCCACTCTGTCTGGGAGGGACAGGAGTGCCTCATCCTGCTGCCCGCATGCCTCTTCTGACACCACCTCAGTGGGAAAACAGAAGTCCAGACTCTCCACAGGGTCTTCACTATCACCACAGGGAGGAGGGGGCTTGTCACCACCCAAAAGGGATGAAAGTGTCAGCTCCCTACTTGGCCTTTTCTAGCACCATCCCAGTGTGAGTTTTGGGCTCCCCATTGCAGTCTCAGGACGGTGAAAGTCTAGGCTCCCTACTCAGCTTTTGCTGGGTGGGAGGGTTGtgagcttcatttttttcctgtggtgcTTGGCAAGAGCAGAGCAGTTATTGTCTACAAGTTTTCTGTCCTGATGggctgcccctttcctggtcctttggctagaaaGAGCAGGCTTTTATTGAGGCATTTTTTTCTGTACATATCGGCATTTCCAGGTTGCCAGCCCTTTATCCTCAAGTCTGAAAtacatgaagcagaagaaaacctGGTGTGTTAACTTCCTGtagctgctgtaagaaattaccacaaacttggtggtttaaaactgagaaatttgtgctcacacagttctggagccaTGAAGTCTAAAATAAAAGCTATTAGCAGGACCATGTTCCCTCTGGAGGGCCTGGGAGAGACTCTCTTCCTTGTCTCTGCCAGCCTCTTCCTGCTGCTGGCATTCCTGCGCTGTGGCCGCATCACTGCCACCTCTGCCTCATCTTCACACGCCCTCTCCTCCATGTGTCTCTGccaaatctctctgtctctctcttgtaAGGATCTGTCCTGGGTCCTTTAGAGGTCAGGGCCTGGACTCCCCACTCCTGTCACACAGGCCCACCTTGTGCCAGTCCCTCCCGGTTGCCGTTTACAAAAACAAGGTAAGCAGGTGGTATGGGGAAAGttcactttaaaaattcaaagcaacGCCATAAAGTttggtaaaatattattaaaaaattgagtGCCCCTATGaaatcacataaaataaaggTAGACACAAAACAATTAGGCCAtataaataaaagacacaaaaaagtaAGAATTTAGAGGTTGAACAAGGTTTAAACAATAATTAAGTAACAGAGTGGTAAACTaagtaaaaaacttaaaaagttaaaagatctTGAGTAAATTAGCTAAAGACTGAACACAGACACATCATATTATCCACCAATTCCACCCCTAGGTGTGTACCCAACAGAACACATGAGTGTGTCCACCACTAGACATTgtacacatttgtttatttttagtagcTATTATTCCTAAAAGTTAGAAACTACCCAAAAGCCCATTATCAGtagagtgaataaacaaattgcaATATATTGTCACATGATGGAATTCTACACAATAATAAATGTGAACTACAAGTACACACCACACGGATGGATTCATAaatatgttgagtaaaagaagccagaaacgaaagaatacacactgtatgattccatttctaaaagTTCAACCAACAGGCCAAACTCAGCTAGGATGTTAGGATCTGGACAGAGGTTATCTTTGGGGGCTCCTCCCCTGTAAGGCAGAGGTCAAAGTCTCTGTTTCACTGGGTTGTCATGACAATCAAACAAGAGAACGAGGGCAGCAGGCCAGTGCCAGGGGCCTGGTCAGCCCTCAATGAGGTTGGATTTGCAGGACAGCATGCTtctgtcttccctcttcttcGAACAAGAGTTTCACCCCCTTTAACTCTTCCTTTCCACCTCCCCTGCTCCCTCAGGCCTCCTGGGAAAATTTGAGGTTCTTGCTTGTGTGTTTACTTTTCCCCCTTAGAAATACTCTCTCGAGTTGGAGTTATGACTGTGCTGGTGGGACTGGCCCCTGGGGAGGAGACCAACTGGTCTAGTGGTATATCTCAGCCCACATCCACTCCTCGTTTCTGGTCCAGTGTGTGCCTCTCTGCTTGACTGTGAGTACACAAGGGAGGACACCAGAGGTCTCATTCCACCAGCAGTGAGCACATGGGACACTCAGGAGCTCTTTCTGAAGAAGTGAGATCCCACGGCCAGCCCAAGACCACTGCCCTTGAAAAGACCTGCTTGCAAAGTGGGCCTTGGCTGGAGTGTGGGACTTCAGACGATAAACAGCTCCCTACATTGATATAAACCTTTCCCTGAATGATAAGAGGGCCTCGCTTTGTCTATACTGTTTGTacaaacaatgtgatttatgctGAATACCTGCTTTCCTTGTGGGAGCCTGAAATTTTGGTACATGGTAGGCAGATGCTGCCTGCATGACCAGCTCCAGGGAAAACCCATGGCGCAAAGCCTCTACTGCACTTCCCCAGCAGACAGCATTTCCCACAGTGGCCTGTGTGACTGCACTGGGAGAAGACTCTGGAAGCCTGCCCCTGGCTTCCTATGACTGCTTCCCACACACCTGTTCCTTCTGCTGATTCTACTTCTTATCCTTTCACTTTGGTAAATCATGGCCTTGACTGCGGCTCCAGGCCGAGTCCTGGGGATCCTCCCAGTGAGTTACTGAACCTGGGGGTGGTCCGGGGGACCTTGAACACACCCACAAAGACGTGCCTCAGTCACAGAGTTGTATGTGTGTAGAGAAGAAACAGAGCTTGCCAAGCTCAGGCCAGAGGTCACGAGGTGCCTGGATGGAGCAAAGCCTCAGAGAGACGGCCGAAGTAGAAAATATCATGAGCTTCCCCAAAGAGCTAACAACCTTCTGCTCAAACTGCGCCAACCACCAAAGACCACCGAAAATACAcaagtgtgtgtgagagtgtgagagagtgtgtgagAATGCACGTCTGAGAGTGAGTGCATGTGACAGCCTGCAGTgcgagtgtgcatgtgtgtgctgtGTATGAGTGTGCTATGTGAGTGTGCATGCgtaagagtgtgtgtgtctatgtctgtgAGTGGGTGTGTAGCGAGACCCTGATGAGGGAGATGTACTCCTTTCTGGAGCCTAAAACAGGAAGTGCACGGGGGCAGTCTAGGGTTTCATCAAGGAGCTTTACGCAAACACACTTAGGCCTCCAGACAAGAGTTGTTCCAGAGCTGGTAATAGTTCATCCAGGGCACAGTGTATACCAAAAAATCACAAATGAGACtctgtgggaggagaaagaaaacaatcagcTTCAGGGAAATATTTTTTGGAGGTGAACAAAAAGCTCCTGCCCCCTCAGGCCCTTGTCTTGGGAGTCTGGACCCCTCACTGAGGCTGCACACTGACCATGGGGTCACATGgtcgtgggggggggggggcaggcccAGAACAGGAATCTCCCCCTGGGCTCCCCCTGCCCAGCTAGAGAGGCACTCTCCCCCACATACCACCCCAGCCCTCCCACACTGCACCCAGGCACAGGGAGAGACCCTGTATCTGCCAGCTTGCAGGTGATGCCACCAGGAGGGACTAGGAAAGGGTGGGCAGAGTTTGGAAGACAAGGAGGCAACTGGACAATCCTCAGGGATCTGGAGAGTGCAAGCCGAGACCAGAATGAGGTCCCCAAGGAAAGTAAGCGCTGCTTCTACGTGAGGGCCAGGGAGTGGGCTGGGTGGGCAGGAGTCCAGTGACCAGGAGGCCTGGGGCCAGGTGGGTTCCAGCACAGAATGGGAAGACTGCCCAATTAGAGAGCTTCCTCCCGTGCCCAAGGGCCTCAGACGGCATCAGGCAGCCTTCGGGCTACGCCCTCGCCCCACCCCAATCCACACAGCAGGAAAAGCTGTCAATGTCCAACTTGTATTTACTtgtaaaagttttacttttttccctcttggTCATGAGTCCCATCCAACACACCTTTTGCAGATCCTTCTTGCTTTGAACAGGGCATGAAGGACTTTCTGTGCTGTTCCTCTTGCATTTGGTCCGGCTAATCTTCACGGTGACCATATACTCCACTCCCGTCGTCAGCTACCAAGAAGCAATGGCACTGTTAGTTTTGACTCCAAGCATCCAGTTGCTGACTCTTTCCAGGAAAAATTAGGAAGGAGAGTGATGCCCCAGGAGCCACAGTCCCTGTTCCCAGAGCTCATCCACCGAAAGCAcggctctctcctcccctcccaggctGGAGGATGCACAGTTGCGAGTGCAGACCCTGGTCAGTGCCCAGCATAGGTGGAACCCATTCTTTTGCTCTGGACTGGCTTCACTGCTGCAGCCACAGCAGTGTCTCCACCTGTCTCCCTTGTGTCCTTGGGACGAGGGAGGCTACACAGCTCGAGCTTGGCTGCTCTGCAGCTCCAGCACAGCCCCCAGGCTGCACACAGGGTCCTCAGAATGCATAGAGCCACACCTTGTCTCTCAGCTCTCTCAGTTCCCTTCATCCatgtcctccctccctgctctccttcccaACAAACCTGATGAGAGGCAGTTTGGCAACACAGCTGAAAACATGGGCTTAGGAATCAAATCAACACGGGGCAAGAGGTCCCCATCTGCTAAGGCTGTGATCCCGGGCAAGTGCCTTGCAACTCCAGTGTCTTCACTTACAGAGCACAGATAATAATTGTGCTTGCTCAAGGAGCTGTTATGTGGGTGAAAGGGAAGCGTGTATTTCACTGAGTgcataaaactaattttaaaacaacttaataattacaaattattaaatgttttagCAAAGTGTCAGGAACATTACTCTGAAGCAGCTGTGGAGTCGGGAGAGCGACAGAACAAAAGACAGAAGAATTGTGCTCAAGTTCTGGTTTAATCCCCTGCCATCTCTGTCACCTTGGCCAACTCCCTCTACCtacctgagtctcagtttcctcaactcaAAAATGAGAATAGTGTCAACTTCTTCCGAGGGTATGTGCGAGTGATAAACACACCCCTGTTTCCTGTTACTGTGCTTTGTCTTCTTGTATTTACATTCAAGTATGAGGCTGTGAAGGCTTGCGTGGTTAAAGATAGGGAAAGCCCTTTGTGGCAGGGAAGCCCCACACCCGGAAAAAAAAACGCTAACAAATGGTTTGGTGATTATTGTTGCCTGTTGGAAGCTGAGCTGGACTCCCCAAGTAAACGTGTGGACTAGAGAGTTCTGCACCGGTGAGGGGAGAAGCTCCTGGATGTTCCCTGCTTCCCAGTCCTAGTGTCAGTGGTCAAACCAAATGAGAAGGCTTGGCACTCTCTAGAGTGGCAATAGAGGGAGAGAGTGCTCACACTGCCCCCAGGGGGAAAACATCCCCAGAAAACCTCAACGCGTGCAGGGACAGGGGCTGAGGGCAGTACGGCCATCCTGGTCCCGGCATCCACCAGAATAACCTCAGGATGCACGGCTCTTGTGCTCTTCATCAAAGGACAGTTCCATCCAGGCAATGGCATCTTGCAGGGTTAGTGCCAAGCGCTTTCACACTGATCTTCAGCACACTCTGTATGTATGAAGAAACTAAAATTGCTGGCTGTAAATTTAACTAACGTTCCAGGCTGTGAAGCGTCTTCTTATTCGTTATTAGACTTGATTGTTGATAACAGGAATAATCCTAACAATAGAAATATTCTCACAAGTGCCGCTTCACtctttacaagtgaggaaactgaggcctggagagtaTGGATAGCACTTGACCAAGATCCCACAATGACGATGGGGGACCTGGAGCCCAGGCACAGGCAGCACACCGTGCCACCTCCTGAGCCCCTCTGTCAGGGATTAGGATGGACACAGCCACAATTGTGGAGATGCCCAAGGACCCTTGCCCTAGGTCACCCAGCTACCAAGGGGCATACTCGTTCTGTCCAGTCATCCATTTGAATGACATCAAAAGTTTGCTCACAAGCAATTCTTTTAAAGTGAACTGTTAATGACAATGGATTGATTCCACAGGACAGGCCTCCTCAGATTCTCAGATTCATCCTTGAGAAGACAGATGGGGAAAACAAGCCAACTTCGAGAAGAACTTGGCTGCCACCTTGTGGCCAAGTCACCTCAATGTTCTTGGCCCTGACAAGCTGCCATCTTGTGGCAAGAGTGTGTGACGGAGATGGGAACAGGCTAATGTCTTCATGGTGTGACATAAGGCCATTTGTGTCATAGTAACACTGTTCACCCCTCTCTGCCCCTACCCTTACTGGTTTCTCCTATTCCCACTGCCCCTATTTCTGACCAGAGCACTTTTCTCCTAGTgagttattttttctaaattggcTCTGCCCCAACTTATATAGTTTACTATCTGAACTTGAGGGCAGCTTGGACCAACAAAAGTGGTTTTCAAAcaacttctctttcctctgtcatcctTCAATTGatatatttcagagaaatataatatataaaactaacaaaaagaaagatgatcTGTGTAATTCCAGGTTTATGTGGAACACAGCTAGGAAGTGCTTCCCAAAAAACCCGATAAAGACTTAGATTTTACAGTCTTGGACACTGAAATATTATTGTTCCGGGAACCTGCTATCACTTTGATAGGACCTAATTTCAGAATGAAAGGCAATTCTTTCCAAGGAAGACCTGTTGAGAATCTCAGGGGACATTTTTGCTCCAGACTAAGAGTAAGAGAGTTGGGATCTCACTCCAGGCCTTAGGCTAGCATCTTGGAAGGGTGACTAAGGCAACACTGGGGCCTGAACAGCTCTAAAGCACATCCATGCCAAGTGAGGCCACTCGCCACTTGGTGAAACCATCACTTCGGTCTCTCTGGGAACCGCAGGGTGTCCCCACTTGTCTGAGTGGGTAAGAATGGGGGCAGTGTGCAcatctggagaaactgaggcacaaaccTGCATCTGACTGCGAAGTAGCTTGTCAACTCCAAATAAGTAGGTGTCGTTACTAGCATTGTTGTAGGTTTCAATGAAGAATTTGAGCGttgaatttatgtttttctgaCTCATGGACTTCTCTTGGAAGCCTCCCCACCTTTGAAAATGACCCAACTTGGCCGCCAGGACCAAGGcagccagcagcagcagagggTTCCTCCAGCATCCAGCTCCCATCTCCACAGCTGAGAGACCTCCTATCCACGGCACCTTCCAGGGTGGGGAGGCGCCAGGCTGTGGTTTGCTCACTCTCCAGCGGCAGCCCTCGCCAGCACAGGCTTCCCCAGGAGATGGCCTGCCTGCATTTAAACAGAGGTTGAGACTGGAACTCATTCTTCCAAGGCTCTGCCCACAATATGACCAAAGGACCAACCAGGGAAATCTCCTGGCATGGCAGCCCAACCCACTCTCAGCTCAGTACATTTTCCACACATCTACGACACCCGCTCTGTTCTCTGGCGATTCAGGCAAGCATAATTTCCAAACACCTGCCAAGATGGACAAGACCCTCCCCTGCCTTCACACCTAAGGTGTATTATTGACTCTGCCTCGACTTATAGTCTACTATCTGACCTTGAGGGTAGCTTGGAACTGCGAGGAAGAAAGCTCCCAGAACAGACCTTTACAGTGCTAGGTACTAAGAGCTGGTATGTGGGGTGGAGAGTGCCATTTGTGGGAACTGGGGAAGGCTCATGGAGAAGGTAATATCTGAACTGAGATCTAAGGAATCAGGGACACGGAACAGGGCGTGGTACATTCTACTTATCTGCTGTGGGTTCCAGCCGTCTAACTCAGCCATCAACTACTCCCTGCACTTCCTCTAAGGCCGGGTTCCCTTTACTCACCTGCCACCTACCCACCACAGATATCTGCCTGCTGGATCCCACTGTGCCTGCAGGCCCTGGAGCTAGCACTTGCTGTCTTGGTGAGATCCCAGCGGAGCTTTGTGAGGTAATCCCAGCCTCCCTGTGAGGGAGGAATAAGCTGTAAGCCTTATTCAGAAATGAACCTTGCAGCCCCCTGAAGGCTGGGTGTTGCTGTGGAGAGGAGGagattctcctctcccctctttgGGTCTCTGGCtgggtctaagaattaaactgacataggcagattaacaggaggaaagcatacaaattttattgaatttttacatcTACGTGGGAGCCTTCACTAGAGAATGGAAACCcaaagaagtgaccagagcaggaagcttttatatcttttagaccaaaaaaagaataaatttgtgaagaattgacgaGACAAAGGGGTTTGGCTAGGGGTAGGTAGTCCATGGTAAAGAGGTAACAAGGTCTGTTTGTGCAGCCTGCTCCACCCTAGGTCCCGTGTCTCTGGTGACAGGGCGTCCTCTGTCCTCCTGGAACAGAGAAGGCCCTCTCGCTGCCTTCAGGGAGCGAGGGCTAGTGGGGAGGTCAGAGTGTTCTgctggcttctgccattttcttaaACTCCCTTCAGCTTAAGATATTTGAtttgccaaggtgccatattttggggtagcctGTCCTGAACCCACGACTTGCGCCCATAAGAGCGCCTTATTTTTGAAACACTCATTAAGTGGGATCCTGAATGGGGTCCTGCTCTGGAAAAAGAACGTTAGTGGGACAATTGGTGAAAAGTGAATAAAGTCTGTGGATTAGTTAATAGCACTGTATGAATGTTAACTTCCTCATTTTCACCATTGCACTGTAATTATGTACAATGTTAACATTTGAGAAAGGGGTGAAGGGCATATGAGAACATTTATGCTACTTTTGTAACCTTTttttaagtctgaaattatttcaaaacaaaggttaaaatgttcaaaaataaatatatgggaCCTTGGTCTTTGAGAAGTGGCATGATTTGGTGGGGGAAGCACGGGTCCTGGAACCCAACTCTCCTGGGTTCCAATCCCTTGCTGGGTGACTCTGGGAGAGTTACTTAGTCtcccaaacctcagtttcttcatctataacatGAGAATGGAAAAAGCGCTAATCTTGGATTGTGGTGGAGACTAAATGAACGTCGGCAAAGAACCTGTTCCCAGGCCAGGGATCGGGCAGCCCTCAGGAGCATCCTCTGCGCCGTTCCCCACGACTCTGAACCCGCACACTGAAGCCCATGGTCTGTCAGATCCCCACCGCCCCAGACCCCAGACCACCCTGCCGCATGAAAATCCTACAAGGACCTCTTCCAACACCCCCCTGACCCTCAGAGCCTGCCCTGTCCAGAGGATGGAGGTGACAGCCTTGGAATATCCTGAGCCTGAGCTGCAGGAGTGgcatttttaaatggatatatCAGGATTCGTAGGAGTGTGTGCAAGTGCCCAGACCTGGACAAGCTCAGTCAGCCCTGGAAATCTGGGATATGTCCGTCGGACTGAGGACCTGAGGAAGGGAAAGTAGTATTCAAGAGGCCATATTAGGAAGCTTGTGAACATAGGGCTAAACACGTAAAAAATAGGCCTGCTTAAGAAATATGGGCCTTGGCTATATCCATAAAGTAGGAGAAAAGTGAGTCCCTAGTAATTTCAGTgggataaaaggaaaatatagactTTGGCTATGTCCTtcaataaaaccagaaaagggGGACTTTTCATGTCATTCCTGGAGTTACTTGGCTTGCGGCagcataactccagtctctgcctccgtcttcaca
The Equus przewalskii isolate Varuska chromosome 21, EquPr2, whole genome shotgun sequence DNA segment above includes these coding regions:
- the CSTL1 gene encoding cystatin-like 1, whose protein sequence is MGAGCWRNPLLLLAALVLAAKLGHFQRWGGFQEKSMSQKNINSTLKFFIETYNNASNDTYLFGVDKLLRSQMQLTTGVEYMVTVKISRTKCKRNSTESPSCPVQSKKDLQKSLICDFLVYTVPWMNYYQLWNNSCLEA